The following nucleotide sequence is from Nitratidesulfovibrio termitidis HI1.
GATGCTTCGGATGTGCGTGCGCTGAGGGGGCGTTCGCAAATCACTTCGAATCCGGCGTTGCGCGCCTTGATGCGCACGGCGCCTACCTGCTGGGCCAGTCGCTGGCTGATGCAGAAGGTGTAGCCTTCCACCTGCACCACGTGGTCGCGTTCCGTGGGGGCGTCGGGTCCCAGTACGAGGTGCGGTCCCTTGCTGCCGCGCGGCGAAACGTAGATGCGGATGGGGCTTTGGGGGTTCTCCGAAAAGTATTCTTCCAGAATGCCCCGCGCGTCGTGTTCGAGGGTGATCATGTCCGTTTCCTTGCGGCCAGTGGCGACGTTAAGGCATACCCTACCGCAGAACTGGTGAAAAGGCCAACCGAATGACCGCGCAATGACCGCGCATGGCATGCGGCGCCACAGGAGGGCGTAACAGGGGCATGCCGTTGCCCCAAAGGGGGCCATGGACGGTTTGCCAAGCCGTCGGAAACCGGTTAGCAATGAAGATAGCTACCAATTCGCACCGGACGGGTGAACCCGATGGAACAGACCATTCTGCTGACGGACGAGGAAATGCGCCGGGCGCTGGAGCGCTTGGCCTATCAGGTGCTGGAACGCCACGGCGATTGCGCTGGCCTTGTGCTGGTGGGTATCCAGCGGCGTGGCGCCGACATCGCCGTGCGCCTTGGGCGCATCATTGCCGAACGCCTTGGCTGCGCATTGCCCTCGGGCGCGCTGGACATCAACCTGTATCGCGACGACTGGACCACCCTGTCCGCCAAGCCCGCCATCGGGCCGTCGGACATTCCCGTGGATCTGGACGGGCGCGACGTGCTGCTGGTGGACGACGTGCTGTTCACCGGGCGCACCATTCGCGCCGCGCTGGAAGCCCTGCTGGACTACGGCAGACCCCGCCGCGTGGAACTGCTGGTGCTGGTGGACCGGGGGCACCGCGAACTGCCCATCCACGCCGACTACGTGGGCCGCACCGTGAACACGGGCCGCAACGAGCAGGTGGACGTGCTGCTGCGCGAGCGCGACGGACGGGACCAGGTGTTGCTTTCGTCACACTAGGGGCTGTTTCTAACTTGTCCTTTCGCCCGTTGGCATCGTCAAACTTCACCTGCCATATCGGTCGAATACGATAAGAGTATGCTCCCTTATGGCAGGCTTGTTTTCCTTGCCAACGAACGAAAATCCTAAGTTAGAAACAGCCCCTAGGGGCGTCGAGTTTTTACAGTTCCGCGCCGCCTGCGTGCGGTGCACGAAAAACGGGGCGATGCCGGTACGGCATCGCCCCGTTGTCGCGTCGTGCGCGGGAAATGTACGGGGAGCCTAGACGCTCCCGGGCTTTCCGGTCTGGTGCGTCTGCCCCGGCCTCTTGCGGCGCAGGGCGTTTTCGCGGATGCGCTGTGCCGCGCGGTAGATGCGCCGGAACCGTTCGCGCCGCGCTGCCGTGAACACGCCGAATCGCCCGTGCAGCGGGAAGGCCAGCCGACGGATCATGAACACCGCCAGCACCACGGCGATGCCGCCAAAGGCGCGCAGCAGGCGGGCGGCATCATTTTCCGCGGCGAACGTCCACCACAATTCGTTGGTGTAGGGCACGCGGCCGTGCACGAACAGCCCCA
It contains:
- a CDS encoding adhesin produces the protein MITLEHDARGILEEYFSENPQSPIRIYVSPRGSKGPHLVLGPDAPTERDHVVQVEGYTFCISQRLAQQVGAVRIKARNAGFEVICERPLSARTSEAS
- the pyrR gene encoding bifunctional pyr operon transcriptional regulator/uracil phosphoribosyltransferase PyrR is translated as MEQTILLTDEEMRRALERLAYQVLERHGDCAGLVLVGIQRRGADIAVRLGRIIAERLGCALPSGALDINLYRDDWTTLSAKPAIGPSDIPVDLDGRDVLLVDDVLFTGRTIRAALEALLDYGRPRRVELLVLVDRGHRELPIHADYVGRTVNTGRNEQVDVLLRERDGRDQVLLSSH